The genomic DNA GTTAAAATTGTTTCTGCTCAGGTTGGCTGTCTCATAGATAAAAAATGCAGAGCTAATCTGCCTGCTTTCTGTTCAGGGTCTGGAAAGTTATGTACCTCTGTTGAAgccaaacacagaaacaaagccTCTGTTTTGTGCCAACACTTCTTTTTATCCCTCAAATCCTATCTAGATTAAAGTATTACCCACTATTTATTAACTCAACAATCAGAATCAGACCAGTAACAATGATCTCATCAATCAGATTCTAATCACCAGAGGCCATGATGGCAATAGAGAGATATGCCACAGCCTCCCTGACGCAGCTCTCCTCTCGCGTGCCCTCCAGGATGCGTTTAGCAGTAGAGTGGCAGTGTGCCTGCAGAAGAGCCCGGTCCTTCTGTTGTGCTACTGCCAACAGAGGGCGCAAGCAGCTCGTATCGCTGCACTGAATGAGCTTTTTAAGCAGCTGCAGAAAAAACAGATGTGAAATATTTATCTCTTTCACTGTAAAAGTAagacataaaatgtattaagcTATCTGACCTGACACATCACTGTGTTGTTACTTTATTACTACAGACTTATGACCATAAAAAAGGTATTTAGTTCAGTTAATCACTTGGGATCGGCTGAGACTACACTTATCGACTAATTTTAATGTACATTATGTAGTTATAATCAATAGTAGTGTTTAGATAAAAGGAATTCACAGTCATGGGCTATCTGTGACTAACATAAACATAGAACAGTACGTAGACTGGAGTCAGTGTTGACTAGAAAACATTCAAAATTCAAATAcattaattaaatgtattagtaaaaaaaagaataagactAAATCAACGGATTTGTAGTTTTAATGCTGAACATGATGGTGATACTACAGGTGACACGACTGTTTTAAGGTTTCTCTTGTCTGCTTGGCAGCACTGTGGTTTATCGTGTTTCAGCTCTGCTGTAGTGTATTATTTGTGAAAGCTACATCAACTCATATACAAATTATGAAAGGGCATGTAATTGAGTCCTTGTGGATCCTCCTGATTTCTTGAATGTAGACATTTGGAAGCTATTTTCATGCAAATCTTCCCTGTAACACATAAATACtagtaagaagaagaagaagaagaagaagaagaagaagaagaagaagagaagatcTTGTCACACAGTAATCTTAAATGGCTAATTTTCTGCTATACGTGCAGAAATTACAGTTTGAATTCTTAAACTCTGATTGAAACTTAGCTAAATCTTCAAATGGCATGAATcataaaactgttgaaaacaaataaataataataacattttccTATTAGGCGAGAACACACTCTGGATTCCGCTTGAAAAACATGGTGCCTCTGCACCTAACTTTTGGGACCCACTGCCCCAAACCCACATACCTGATTGGTGTCATAAAGAAAGCCTCTGTGCAGCTGTAGCAGGGCGAGGCGAGCCAGGATGGGTGCCCGAGGACTGCTGGGCCCAATGGAAAGTAGTAGGCGGTAGGCCTCCTCCACTCGGCCAAGCTGGTACAAGGCATCTGCTGCCAAAATCTGAGACCCATCATCACCGGGCTGGAGCTCCATCAGCAGCACAGCCAGAGACTGGACACCAGCTGGAGTCCTAATACAGGGGGCACCAAGGAAATGTTTTTCAATAAGAAAACATGAATGAGACCAGAGTCAACTAAAATGTGTAGTGTCATTGAGATAAACTTTAACCACAGaactaaatacattttccaaaaatgtgaATGGTTAACTTCTGAGTTTGGATAAGTGACACACCCTAAGCCTTTTTCACAgcttgtcatagcaggaaaagcacaggtgttactaatgtAAGGTTTAGAAGCTAAGTTAATTTATATTTGGAAAGTTGTAAGGCTCagaatttaatatattttttatttaagttaatttactagaaatgtatttacaatgtTTTGTCAGTTAgtcatttacatatttgttacaCAATTATTAGttacatatttacatgtttaattatttaacaGTCAGAATATTCTGTTGAATTCTGCCTCTTTGATTTCCTCATATTTACCTCAGTTTAAGGTCTTgtttctgattggttagtttagTCATGTGGAAGACGGGGAATGTGGGAGTGCTAATGTTATGTGTGTTCAGTAAAAGTACGCTACTGAGAAAGTTATCCGTCTCCATCTCGCTGTTTACTCCCATAAAGAGTGATCCACCACCACATATCATACCTTCACGTTACACTAATAACATCAACGATGGCTTTGTTCTAAATGTACGAGTAATCCACAGTGTGATAGtgaaccagcatgcacaataccagatcactgaaactgaagcagctaaatggaattcagccatgattaattttattatttacacttgtgcttttcctactgtgtcAAAAAAAGGCCAATTGAGTAAACTGTTTGAGAGACAAACATCAAATACCCTgatctgtgtttgtttcttttagaAGGGGCCTGGGGCTGATCCCTCTGCTGGGGCTGTTGGGAATATTCACTTGAACTGGACTTGGATTCATGCTCCCCTGTCCCCTCCAGCATGACTCGTCCCTGCTCTAGTAAAACAGTAAACAGCAGCCCCCTGTAGTTCCATGGCACCAAGCAGCGAACAGTCAGTGCTGTTTCTTGAGGGTGCAGCCTGCTAGCTGTCACATAGTCTAGACCTGTGAGGTAGTGTAAGCCGGCCATCATGCGCAGGAGCCCCCTGCCACAGAGTGCACGCACACAGCTGGATGGGTGGGGGGCATCGTGTTCAATCACAGCCTGGAAGTCTTCTAACGCCCCCTTCTGGTCATCTGAGAGAATTCGTGCATATCCACAAAGAACCTGCACCGTGTTTTGATAGCTCTGCTGGCCTTGGGCAGCAGCTAGCTGGCTACAGATGGAGAGGGCCTCTTTGTGTTCCCCTCTGAGGAGCAGACAGTCAGCCAGTCGTACCCGCAGCTCTCTGTCTCCCCCGTCAGGCTCTAAATGGCACAGAGTCCGTAATTGAGTGATCACAGGATCCAGGAGTTCAAGTCCTTCAGACGACCTCAGGTCTGGACGGATGAGGACCCGTTCTCTGTATCCAGACAGGCCTCTCTCTGCCTGCTGACGGAGATAATTGCGAGCAGCCACCCCTGTACCATGATCTGTGAATagcttttgaaaataaattcgGGCAGTGGCAGGGTGGAACTCAAATGCTTCGCCCAGATCCCTGCATGCCTCGGCAGTCCGTCCACCTGCAGACAAGCAGGCAGCTGCTCGACTGGTTAAGAGTCTAGCTCTCCTCTCCGGAGGGTCTTGGTATGGTTTGCCTGTGTTAAACTCTGACGTTTTCTGACAGTAACCATGATGCAAGAGTGCAGAGTACACTTCTGCACTGTCCATAAACCtgcctgtcaaaaataaatatgcTGCTTGAAGTTCATGCACGTCTCTATTGCCAGGTGAGATAGCCAACAAAAACTCAATAATTGTAGAAGAAAGCTCTACATCTAGCTTATCATTATCCTTTGTCATCACTGCACACTTGTTGTCAAATGTCAGAGAGGGATATATGTGCAGTATTTGGTTTGTAAAGGCCATCACTATTTTGGTTAGGTGCTGAGCTTGTCTGCTTTTCACCAGTGTGACGGTTTCAGATTTGTTACTCTGGTAAGCTTTGAGGTAAAGCTTCAGGCCCTTGGTACTGTGCGTCTCTGAGAGCAAGCAGGCCAGGGCACGGGTTATCTCTAACGCCAAGCGAGTCGCATCTTGTGGATGAGAGTTTTGCATCCCTTCAAGCAGAGAAGTGCAGCGAGCAAAAATCTCCTCGTAGCCATGCACCCCACTCTGAAGGAGTGACTCCATCTTAAAAATGGTGGCTGACAGATTGTTAGGGCAGAgtgtggacagaaacacagcTGCAAGACCTTTGTTAAAACCCTGAGCAGGGTGGTTGTCCCCATGACTGTCAAGCCATCCTTCTAGAGTAGAGATCACCCCAGTCATGCCTGACTTCAAGTTCCGCATGTGGGACACGGTGGAGGCGGCGTGAGTCCTGAAGGCAGATAAGTAGAGAGAGGTAGCCCTCCCCAACTCTCCAGCCTCACGGAGCTTGTCTCCATCCTTACATAGCTCGGAAACATTAACTCCAACTCCAGGTCGAACCAGAGCAGACATGATCAGGCAGCAGTCCTTCTCCATtcgtttttctctttttacctATTCACAGTGATGACAACATTGATGgttacaaaaacatgaaatgaggattttaagttattttttaactttcaatTGATTGTTACATAGCAGAATTATCAATACTCAGTGTACTGTATCAAAACATATCAGAATAGCATTTATTGGCAAGGAAGTATCACACAAGGAAACTTGGTGTCTATAAACAAAAATACCCTGAAACTGAAGTGGCTAAATGGAATTCATTATTTCTACTGCTAAGATTTGGCCCATCGTGCAACTGGCACTGATGCTACTCTCTTTAGCAACAGTATTACAGCCCATTATAAACAACACTTAATTATAATTCCAATTACAAGCGTGTTTGAAAGTATTGTCCCACCATGCAAAATTGGGAACATTGTGTCAAATAAGGACAGTGGCCTACGTTACCTTAAACTTTCGAGCTTTCCAAATTcccaaatattttaatttttttttgctttagggCCTAAAGCAAAATATGTTGTGCACTTATATTATTTGGACAAATAATATATAAGTGATAAAAAACTTGATACAATTAAATGCTTAATTGGAATGtgatgggcttttttttttacatagccTACTGAACACGTATTAGCCCTCTTATGTACAAGGAGTTTCTTGCTTTCTCTGGCCTATATTCTGATCTTTTGGCCTTTTGTTCCAAACAGTAGGCCTATAGGCTACCCACCAAAACCTGAACAAACCCGAACTACAGTCGTGACCTTTTGAATTAGGAAACAACTCACCGATAGCCTACGGTCGATGTCGGTTCATTTTCGGTAACTGAAGGTCCCGAGGACAGAAAACCTAGACCCCATTTTTGTAATTCAATAGCTCTCAGCTCAGAGTTGCCAGGGCAACACAGTGTGTTCGCTGATACAACAAAAGCTgcacagaatttttttttttaagtctcaaTTGGAAAGAGACACAGATAGCAGGTATTTAAAAAACGACCGAAACTAGATTCACATCACTGTAAAAATCCTCCTGGCTCCCTTCTCTCGGAGTGAGACTGTCCTGGCGCGAGCTGTTGCTCTTGTGAGCTCGGGTCCGGTTTCCAATGGAAACCAGTAACGCTCGTGCTCATTGGAAGCCCACAACCGCAGTCTGGCCATGGATGTGTAACGCTTATTGTTTCCCCGTTTCACGGCTTAAAAGTTGGCGATAAAAATCTGTTCCTTTACGTTAACTGAGACGGGCGTAGACGTACTTCTAGGAATGATAAAAACGAGAAACATtgtgaaagtgaaaaaagttgtttgttcatTATTTTTCCCTCAGATAGTTTAAACAAAGAGCAGAACATAGTCAACATCTGataaataaatgtcactttTCCTATTTAGGCCTACATACATTGCGTGTAAGTGCTTATTTCTATAAAGCTACTACCGGGGTCAATGGCATACCAATGcttcaataaaaatagaaactagaCATGTTCTCATGTCTTGTAGCATTATGGAGTGGCCTACATCACACGCCACAAGCACGGAAAAGGTGAAAAGTCTACCAAAATCCTGCATTCAAGTATAGGCCTAGTTGTAAAATGACTTAATTCCCACATCATAAAGCTACTCGAAAGCATATTAAAATGTGTAGCCTACAATGCAAAAAATAAGTGAATGTGAGAACCTGCTGTCAGAACTGAGATGCTGTATGTCTGGATTTATTTGGATCAATGATTTTTTGTCCGTTGAATAAGGACAATATAGGACACCTGTTCTTTGTGCTTAAAACGAACCTGCAATTCACGAGATTGGTCTAATCCACCTCTAGAATAGACGGTCCTCAAGCACCCTGActtaattttctttattttgggtCCTGTGCTCAAAACGGCAAAACAGCTGCGGTTCAAACACTCATTTCAGCCAATACTCCCACCTTGTGGCCAGGAATTGTTTTTATGACACATACTGTGTGATGACACTTTGACTAAGGTTATAGGTTACAGCACCATGTTAACACACATTGGTATCACATGTTATTTCAATGAGAATAAAATTGCTAACCTTAAAAGTTGTataaaaatatgcaaaatgtaacaaattgaaaaataataattgtaaaacatacacacataccgTATGTTTCAAGGTCCAAAGCCACAAACCACATACCTATATTactatttaaacattaaataataaactcCATTTACTGGAAAGTCCAAGTCTGTTACTGTCAGTAACTGAATTGACACACAAAAACTCTCAAAGTGAGATACCCCAACCCCACAACAGGAAACCATCAGTTTGGATGGAATATGTGTGGTGAGGAAAAACCCAGCCAACTGCACCTTGACACCATTTATTTGCAGGAAACTGAAAATCTGACGTTCTGTGGGGATTTCAGTATTCTTCCCTTTACGAGGGTGTGCTACAAGAGTGAGTGGCTGAGTTGTTATACCAGACTTTCATTCTCAAAAGAGATGAAGGCGATGTCAGACTCAAACATCATAGATGTACACTAAAATGTTCACACAGTTTAAATACTCAAATTGAAGAAGAGCCTTTACTAAGACGAGGtaaatgctaaaaaaataaGCACAAATTTCTGgaggaacaaaaaacaaaaaactaaaatcatcttctttagaattaaaacaaCAAGTTTACTTTTCCTTCGTTTTCACCACTTTCTGCTAATGCACACAATGAAAGAGTTagaaacatttacatttcaccATTCTGTTTTAAAACCACAGCCCTCAATTATTGGCCTTTTGAGAGATGGCACAGGTTAAGAGGAACGGGATTTcccctaaaaaaaaattgttttttttctccagctaGGTTACTAGAGCGCTACCTGAGCGTTAACTGGCCGTGATATCCTTCTTTAAAATGctactgttgttgttgcatgCATTTGAGGAAGCCACTTCTCCAGTTCTGCAGCTTTGTTACATTCTGCATTTTAAGTGTAGCCTACATTTGGAGGTAAAATCAACCCAAAGCTCAACCCGATAAAGACTCAATAAAAGAGGCATTatactgtacactgtacactgtacactgcgcatcggagtgtgaatatgtgtgaatgtttatctgatgagcaggtggcaccttgtacggcagccccggccacagtgtatgaatgtgtgtgaatggtgaatggttcctgtagatgtaaaagcgctttgagcagttgttaagactggaaaagcgctatataaatacagcacatttacacttATCTAGAGTGCTATACCTCAATTGTAGTTGGGCCTATCCGGATCTCCACAGTGctttgtaatgtaatttaacTTTTAAGCTATAATATACATCTACATTACTCATTATGAGTCATTTGAGTGCCGAGAAAGGcgactttaaataaaatgtattattattattattattattattattattattattattatttgtgacATGAATGCAGTCTGCATTCTGCAAGGAACATCCCTTCCAGAAACTGGCTTTCATGGTTGAAGCACTGATGTCTCTCATTGTATGATAGAGTGATGCGTGTGTCCCCAGGTGCCTCAGGTGTCCTGCATTGCCCCATTGAAGCCATGGTCTGTGTAACTTCTGCAGGCTGTGAAACCTTGCTTCAGTTCAGGCCTCCGCTGCAGCTTTTCCATGCTTTCCTGCAGCAGCTGGGCACAGCCGGATAAATCCATGTAGTGCAATGCCGAGAAGATGTCATTCAGGCTCGCAGAGGGGCGCTGGCTCCACAGCCTCAGCATCTGGTACTGCCTCTCTATGGAGCTCAGACCCAAACCGGACTCTAGCTCCACTCGTTCCAGCTGCTGATCAGCCACAGAGAGCAGACGCAAGAACTCCTTCCACCTACGCAAGGGCACCTCCTTGATAATCGCATAGAGGACAATGGCCGGCCAGTGCTCTGATTGCTCATCTTGTCGGACAGC from Etheostoma spectabile isolate EspeVRDwgs_2016 chromosome 7, UIUC_Espe_1.0, whole genome shotgun sequence includes the following:
- the ttc34 gene encoding uncharacterized protein ttc34, yielding MEKDCCLIMSALVRPGVGVNVSELCKDGDKLREAGELGRATSLYLSAFRTHAASTVSHMRNLKSGMTGVISTLEGWLDSHGDNHPAQGFNKGLAAVFLSTLCPNNLSATIFKMESLLQSGVHGYEEIFARCTSLLEGMQNSHPQDATRLALEITRALACLLSETHSTKGLKLYLKAYQSNKSETVTLVKSRQAQHLTKIVMAFTNQILHIYPSLTFDNKCAVMTKDNDKLDVELSSTIIEFLLAISPGNRDVHELQAAYLFLTGRFMDSAEVYSALLHHGYCQKTSEFNTGKPYQDPPERRARLLTSRAAACLSAGGRTAEACRDLGEAFEFHPATARIYFQKLFTDHGTGVAARNYLRQQAERGLSGYRERVLIRPDLRSSEGLELLDPVITQLRTLCHLEPDGGDRELRVRLADCLLLRGEHKEALSICSQLAAAQGQQSYQNTVQVLCGYARILSDDQKGALEDFQAVIEHDAPHPSSCVRALCGRGLLRMMAGLHYLTGLDYVTASRLHPQETALTVRCLVPWNYRGLLFTVLLEQGRVMLEGTGEHESKSSSSEYSQQPQQRDQPQAPSKRNKHRSGTPAGVQSLAVLLMELQPGDDGSQILAADALYQLGRVEEAYRLLLSIGPSSPRAPILARLALLQLHRGFLYDTNQLLKKLIQCSDTSCLRPLLAVAQQKDRALLQAHCHSTAKRILEGTREESCVREAVAYLSIAIMASGGVAAESLLERARCYALLCQRKTAIFDFSAILKEHPKHIQALCGRGFTYLMLNRQKECTCDILAALQINTDIVTKDILSLKDKARKLVCDWLHQLCRTNLSDILLANAVPCHEEQLREAFTIGGALMRTDCRDPRWHLLYVDILLAKGEVEAAGAHLCQVFGQEPRDAVAQARVGVLEAWKQKYCSAAWRLSKLSEKDFSSLSFLLALIPFNQLKCMAQAAAQEASSVSSGGQWDQALKLLTVAVQAVGNYRLQYLRQRAACLAHLGLHERAIADLDRVIQKHNGSDSSCPDEAQMCAEDLCRRGCSLVLCSREGAALEDFTRALELHRNQAIQCVEAGLGRQRLAECFLRGALQHYGEQQLSKAWTMIECGLVVDGDNTELRRLRAKVKREVASPCNVN